From one Humulus lupulus chromosome 8, drHumLupu1.1, whole genome shotgun sequence genomic stretch:
- the LOC133797068 gene encoding NADPH:adrenodoxin oxidoreductase, mitochondrial, protein MAIYRASSWLSRTFSTVSSCPLRVCIVGSGPAGFYTAEKMLKAHQEAQVDIVDRLPTPFGLVRSGVAPDHPETKAVINQFSRVAQHARCSFFGNVFLGSSISLCELRKLYDVVVLAYGAESDRVLGIPGEDLAGIYSAREFVWWYNGHPDCVGLNPDLKSTDTAVILGQGNVALDVARILLRPTAELATTDIASHALAALEESNIRKVYLVGRRGPVQAACTTKELRELLGIRDLYVNIQKEDLLKTPVDEEELKNNRIQRRIYELLSKAVTTGPSHPSPGQRELHFVFFRKPDRFLHSRERISHISGVRLEKTALHGVEPGKQIAVGIKQFEDLGCGMVLKSIGYKSKPVDGLPFDNQQGVVPNIKGRVLRDTHADPQVVEEGLYVCGWLKRGPSGIIGTNLYCAEETVASISEDVERGLLKATSSLLKPGREGLLQLLDDRNVRVLPFTAWEKIDSEERRRGSINNKPREKLATWEELVKVAME, encoded by the exons ATGGCGATTTATCGAGCAAGTTCATGGCTTTCCAGAACCTTCTCTACCGTTTCTTCATGCCCTCTACGTGTATGTATTGTCGGAAGTGGACCAGCTGGTTTCTACACGGCCGAGAAG ATGCTGAAAGCGCACCAAGAAGCACAGGTTGATATTGTTGACCGCTTGCCAACACCTTTCGGATTAGTCCGCTCTGGCGTAGCACCTGATCATCCTGAAACTAAG GCTGTAATCAATCAGTTTTCCCGTGTTGCACAACATGCACGCTGCTCATTCTTTGGAAATGTATTTCTTGGATCGTCCATTTCTCTCTGTGAGCTCCGCAAGCTGTATGACGTG GTTGTGCTTGCCTATGGTGCCGAAAGTGATAGAGTTCTTGGCATTCCAGGAGAA GATTTGGCCGGGATATACTCTGCTAGAGAATTTGTTTGGTGGTATAATGGTCATCCAGATTGCGTAGGCCTTAATCCTGACTTAAAGAGCACTGATACGGCTGTAATTCTTGGCCAG GGTAATGTAGCTCTTGATGTTGCACGTATTCTTCTAAGACCAACTGCAGAATTGGCGACAACTGACATTGCAAGCCATGCTTTGGCTGCTCTTGAGGAGAGCAATATAAG GAAGGTGTATTTGGTTGGTAGACGTGGACCAGTCCAAGCAGCTTGTACCACTAAAGAGCTTCGTGAACTTCTTG GTATTAGAGACCTGTATGTTAATATACAGAAGGAAGATCTTCTCAAAACCCCAGTAGATGAG GAAGAGCTGAAGAATAATCGAATTCAGAGAAGGATTTATGAGTTGCTTTCTAAGGCAGTCACCACAGGACCTTCTCACCCCAGTCCAGGACAACGTGAGCTGCACTTTGTCTTTTTTCGGAAACCTGATAGGTTTTTACACTCACGTGAAAGAATTAGCCATATATCCGGTGTCCGCCTTGAGAAGACAGCTCTTCATG GTGTTGAACCTGGAAAACAGATAGCTGTGGGTATCAAACAATTTGAAGACCTTGGATGCGG GATGGTGCTAAAGAGCATTGGGTACAAATCAAAACCAGTTGATGGCTTACCCTTTGATAATCAACAAG GTGTTGTTCCAAACATCAAAGGTCGAGTTTTGAGAGATACACATGCAGATCCTCAAGTGGTCGAAGAAGGTTTGTATGTATGTGGATGGTTGAAGAGAGGGCCTAGTGGAATCATTGGTACAAACCTCTACTGTGCTGAAGAAACT GTTGCAAGCATATCCGAAGATGTTGAGCGAGGATTATTAAAAGCAACTTCTAGCTTACTCAAGCCGGGTAGAGAGGGTCTTCTTCAGTTGCTGGACGATCGTAATGTCAGAGTTCTACCATTTACTGCTTGGGAAAAGATAGATTCTGAAGAAAGAAGGCGTGGGAGCATAAATAACAAGCCCAGGGAAAAACTGGCAACATGGGAAGAGCTGGTGAAAGTAGCTATGGAGTAA